From Juglans regia cultivar Chandler chromosome 9, Walnut 2.0, whole genome shotgun sequence:
gatTACTCTATCTGTTCAAATTTCTTTAACAAATGCTATGTTAAAGTCCATATtgtaaaatactaaaaaacTGAAACTTTTAAATGGTCAGACGGAAGTAGTACTACTGTAATGTGATAATATTGTGCGTGGCACCTCTAGCTAGCAAGAAAGATATTCTAGATCACTTGAgatgcatggcatgcatgatGATTCAACGTCTctttaacttataatatttgttttcccaaaataaataattaatcgCATTCACCAGTAGTACTGCTGCAGTGTTAATTAATGTTTTACGTCTTAAACtttggttttaactttttcattgaGAATACACCAATTTATAAACTTCCACGATTTTAGTGGGTACGTGGAGTACTACGTGATCACGAGCTGTTCTCTgctgcatgctgcatgcagcATGCTCCTTAGCCTCCTCTCCTTTTGGCCCGAGAGTTCAGTCAAAGGATCGATGATCTCTTCTTTTAACTCCTTTGGTGATCGAAAGGGTAGTAGGCACATGACATGATCAACCAGCTTAACAGAACAGGAGTCTGACCAAAACTAATATATTCACGATTGATCACAAAGAACTAAAAATAAAGCCATGTTTCGTGACTAtagatatatatcatgatcacgTACGTACGAACTATatctataaacaaaatcaaTTACGACGCTTCTTTCCTTAATTAATCGGCCCGTGCATGCTAGTGCACTATTACTTTATATATCCTTCTTTATTAGAAACTGAGATAGTAAATGCGAAGTAGTACCTCAATATTCTCTCCTGCTATTTTTAGCAAATAATGAGTCTGTATGTATAATATGATTTGTATAGACTTCCGTGATTTTCGTGGATATGTGAACGTAGGACTAGGTGATCGGCTAGTCTCTCTCTACCGTATGCACCTTTTCCTTTGTCCCAAGGTCAATGACCTCTAAAACTCTTTTCGTGATTGAAAGGCCACATAACATgacctattttataattaatatatacacgACCACAaagaattaaaaacaaaacaatgttTTCTGGTCTCATGATCACGTAAGTAGGAActcaaaacaaaaccattttaaTTTCCTGTTTTGATCACCTACTTCGACTGCATTTCATCATCAAACTGTTATCTGGCAGTCAGCCATTACAAGAGGAATTCGTGGTTGAGTAGGACTCTGCGGCCgctttatataataaaaagaaagctGGCCTTTAGCCGGCCTCGTAAATGGTTATAACATTACAAATGAGCCAACTTTGTCCCCCTTTTGATGGAAAAAAGAAGATTAgggattttatcttttttctggCCAAATATTCAGAGTTTATCAGCATATATATGACAAACTGCATGTACTCGAGAAATGCACAAATGTATACAAAATAAGTGCGTAAAAATGAATTATCTATGATTTCCACGTAATATGAACGGATATAAGTTTGTAACCTAAAAACATTAATTCATCTCCTTCAGTATAGCGTCATCTGAAGGAACGAGTCCCTTGTTTTTTTCACAGAACGGCGGAGTCTCTTGAACTCGATGGACACAGCCCTTTTCCAAGGTTGAGAACTAAAAAACACGCAGCTACTCCTGTAATGGACGTACGTACTGCGCCACAGTGATCCGAAACGCCACGTTATCTATTCGAAAGCCCACACGTCGACAGCCCGGCCATTTGCCGACTTTTGGCTTTTTACACCTCTCAATCCAAAATCACATGTACGTACCTCTGTTTCAGCGGTCCACGTCTTCCTAGCTTGgaaaaatctaaacctcaaacCTGTTAAAAATTAAGAACGCCATCTCTAGAGACAGGTGGCGCGCATCCTGCACGAGGAACCTTCATGCGATGGCTCGGATTCCCTCTTTTTAAAACCAGTTTGAATCAGTTCATTTCGTCGCAGTTGAGGAGAAAGTGCACGAGGAAATGTAGGTGAAGAGAGGAAAATGGTCTTCTGCGATGTCAGACTCCAAAAACCCTAAGCAGAACAGAACTGACGATAAGAAAGTACGTCCAATGGAGAGCATGGGAATTGATCTCGCTTCAAACACGAATTCATAAACAAGCTGCGCAAGAGAGACGTAAAGAAACTGATTTCTCGTGAAGTCGATGGCATCGGCAAAGACAAGGAACCGAAAACAAATATAGACATCGGAGAGCTGAGTATGGACGTTTCGTCATCCGGTACTTTGTCGTACTCCGGTGGCTCTTCGGATGATGGAGCAAAGCCGATCGAAGTACCGGTATCCGGCGGGgtcggaggaggaggagaaaagGGACGGAGCTTTGCACGTCCATCGCAAAGTTCTATATCGGTGATCGGACGGCGGAGAGTTATGGAGGATGCGGTGAGAGTGGCACCGAGGTTCGCTGCACCGGGACAGTACTGCGATACGTACGATTTCTTCGCGGTGTACGACGGGCACAACGGGGACACGGTAGCGAACGCGTGCCGGGATAGATTGCACTTGATTCTGGTGGAGGAGGTGGAACGGTGGTGGAGGACGTGCGGGGGCCGGGGAGTGGACTGGGAAAATGCGATGGTGGAGTGCTTCGCGAAGATGGACGAGGAGGTGAACGGCGGTGGGACAGACGACGGAGCAGCGAGAACGGTGGGATCCACGGCGGTTGTCGTGTTAGTGGGGAAGGAGGAGGTGGTCGTCGCCAATTGCGGAGACTCAAGGGCGGTTCTGTGTCGTGACGGTGTAGCCGTGCCTCTATCACATGATCATAAGGTAGGGTTGGACAGTTAACGATTAATATTAGTTTGTGGAACATCgtgtatttatttaaaaaaaaaaaaaaaaaaagtaaaaaagagagaagtttatgattaaaaaattaatttttttatatcaatattatatctacttaatgtttttgaaatattatttttcttacgTCATATTTAAGttattaagaattttattactCATCATACACAcactatatatcatttttattttttatttttttttaattttatttttttaaaattaattaaattcttatatttatcatttatatattatatatgtgataagaaaataaaaataaaaataaatataaatacggTGCTTGGAGATAATAAATATCGATAGTTTCTTGCACGTGGCCTGGGCTGATATTGGATCTTCTTTTCAATTTGCGAATTTCTAAGATATTTAGTTACAGTACTGCAAAATATCTTTACCAATAATCATAATTGGAGGATACACTCTTCAGATCAGATATTATTCAGTGACTAGTTATTATTCATGACTGACTATATATGAtttagtttatgaaaattttattatttgtataggGTGTACTGCTCTGATCATCTACCCCGCCAGTACAAtaactgatttttttaaataattgaaaagtggcatttttatttttcaaaaccaaatccAGCAATTCAGATCGGAGACAAGACAACACATCATAATTTCaagcaataatttaaaaatgagctTTGCGTATTCTTCTTCTATCTTCGATCCTTAGCATCTCAGAATGCCTTTGATTTTTGCTTGGGTTTAGAGAGGGTGTGACAATTAATTCCctcaataattattattaaaatacaagtGGTTTTTTGTAGTTACTTATGGCTACCACACAATGCTGGTACGTTGAATGTGTCCATAATCCTGCGCTAGAATATGTTGCAACTTGATCTTGTGCATTTCCCTTGAGGCTTTCTTAGGAAAAAATAATGACCTGTTTTGCAGCCTGATCGACCTGATGAAAGGGAGAGAGTGGAAGCAGCAGGAGGAAGGGTCATAGAATGGAACGGCTCTCGTGTCCTCGGCGTCCTTGCCACTTCAAGATCTATAGGCATGTTTCCAGgactaaacatatatatatatatatatatatatatatattgacccAAATTTCCTGTAAATTTGTCCACTAGAAAGCTCAAGACGTTGTTAAGCCATATGCGTCTTTCTCATACTTTCTGTGCAACTGATGCAGGAGACCACTATTTGAGGCCATATGTGATTTCCGAACCAGAGGTCACTGTCACAGAGCGAACTGAGTCCGACGACTTCATTGTAATAGCCAGTGATGGTCTCTGGGATGTTATCTCCAACGAGCTTGCCTGCAAGGTCGGACAGATTTGTCTCAATGATGGTCGTGTCAAGAGGAAGTTTTCATATGATTTGAATGGAAATTGTGCAGCAGATGCAGCAGCAGTGTTAGCAAAGCTAGCAATGGCTCGGGGGAGCAAAGACAATATCAGTGTTATAGTTGTGCAGCTGAGGAAGTCGCGCTAGCTTCCCCCGACTTTCTTGTTAATTTATATGCGGGGCTCGCTTTGCGTTTTCACTTAATTCCATGCAGTACAGCTAGAGGTTTtctgttttgctttgtttttcgaTTTTGTAATCATAAAGAACttcttatataataaaaacatcCCTCGACCTCCATTGAGATTTTATCTACCAACAAAATACTCAGAATATATAGCTCGGATATGGGAATCTTTCCTTTCTTACCTGAAGTGCAGGTTGAGAGCATGGTTTCATTTTGTCTAGCATGGTAATGGAACTTGAGGTGATATAAAAAAACTTCGAGACCTATCTGTATAAAGTCATCAAGCACATTTGGAAGATAGCAGAAACCTCCATTGAGATTGTTTCATCTTCTTCAGCCAGGATGACACATTGGCCTTAGATTCTACTTGACACGGTGAAGGGGCCTTAAGGGCTCTCGATCCTCCAGTGGTAATGACAAAAGCCAGTAGTCAAGTGCATACTCCTTACAATCGTCCTCCCCCAATCAAAATCATAGATATACACTGAAACTTCGgcattattatttgtttttggaATTAAAGTGAGCTCCTGTGATCTATAATAAACCAGATGCAATAACTTAAGAGGTAAAGGAAATCAGTTTATTTCTGCAGTGTTAAGTGTGTGGATATACGGTGTTCATACCCCTGTGCTATCTTGTCCTGTTTTAAGTAGATGGCTGTCATCTTTCATCTGGTTTTTGCATATAGACGCCCGagatgtaatttttttcaacaaaaaactGTTCTTATAGTTTACTTTGGTTCCTCGGATCACTCAATCTGTAACTAGAACCATAAACAAGCCCTTACAATTTATCTGCTAGATAAGAAGCAAATAGAGAGAATACTCTTCATACCACAAACAAGAAATGTTGCAAAGCTTACAACATCacaacacaaaaaagaaaagaaaaaaaaaagaaagtgaaacaatTTCAAagtacaaagaaagaaaagactTCTTGAGATATATTGAGAAGTCATTTTCTTCAACTCTCAATCGTCGCATTGTCACTGCCCTTCACTCAAATCACCCTATAGAAATTAAGTGGAGGAGAAAGGGGATGAGCACACTTTTTAAACGGTCTCTTCACACCTTTCTTCCTCCAACTTTCAGCCTTATTTAACctactttcatctaaaaccctAATACGAAACCAAAGAAAGAGGTGAAAACTGTGTGAACCTTTCTGGACTGCATTTTGTATAGCTGCACAATTCTTAAATTACGAACCCAGAAACTGTGTGAACCTTTTTTGTTTAACTCGGTTTCTTCTTCTCTTAGGCCAGAGTGTAACTTGAGACTGATACGTCTGCTGGTGAAGCCGAATGGATGTAGACGAACTCAAGGCTCTTTCCAGCAGGTAAAGAGTTCAGCCATGAAGGAAAAACATACGAATCACCGGACTTTGTGAGGCCCCATAGAGGACCATACAGCTTGGATACTGAAAGATTGAGAAATTTGAGTGTTTTAGCAGACTTGTTGGTCACGATTGTCGAATATCTGTAGTAAGATTTTCCCTTGGAATTCCATGAAGCTGTCAACTTCTGCTCTATGGCAATCGGGCTAGAAGATGATGCTGCAAAACATGATCCAAGTTAGACCCTATTTTCCAATACCCATTTTATCAAGCACAGCGCTTCTCTATTAAACAAATCGGTAATTTTGACAGGCCATTAGGGCATCAGTTATCAGTCAAGATTTAATCAGTATACTTCCTTGAACTGCAAGTAATGCAGACAGATATCATCCAAAACAGAGGCCAAGGGATACCTCTAGCTGGAAGTTATTAGTTTGTTTTCTTGCCTTAGTTTAACTTATCCAAGAGTTCCTATCTCTACTGCCTATCCAACCTGAAGACTTGGGCTCATTCtgtaatattttccttttcattaaTGAAACTTCGAGCATTCCTTAAAAACCAAAAGATACCTGGAGCTGGAGTAACTTTGGGTTCTGAAGCTGGCTTTGGTCGAGTAACAACCTGTTTAGGTGCGGGGGGAATCActgcaagaaaattttatttatgaaagatCATGACTTAATGCTCTTAGAAAACTCCAAGCGAGAAATTAGGTGAGAAACTTTAATTGTGTTGTAGCTCAATTACCTGGAAGGAGCTGGTTATACCCGCTGTGACCACCACCTAG
This genomic window contains:
- the LOC109010123 gene encoding probable protein phosphatase 2C 8 yields the protein MDVSSSGTLSYSGGSSDDGAKPIEVPVSGGVGGGGEKGRSFARPSQSSISVIGRRRVMEDAVRVAPRFAAPGQYCDTYDFFAVYDGHNGDTVANACRDRLHLILVEEVERWWRTCGGRGVDWENAMVECFAKMDEEVNGGGTDDGAARTVGSTAVVVLVGKEEVVVANCGDSRAVLCRDGVAVPLSHDHKPDRPDERERVEAAGGRVIEWNGSRVLGVLATSRSIGDHYLRPYVISEPEVTVTERTESDDFIVIASDGLWDVISNELACKVGQICLNDGRVKRKFSYDLNGNCAADAAAVLAKLAMARGSKDNISVIVVQLRKSR